From Bacteroidota bacterium, one genomic window encodes:
- a CDS encoding TerB N-terminal domain-containing protein — MEVALLIIFIIILVLAKLGSSTGSRKTRHTNTTSFSQPSKPLPQKQARTRQPVISWIRKDEEVIVSGYRIRGGLFYTGHAYENSSWSASIEPSMIDWDLPVHPPSVDVLPRDLGYWPSYNRIAPEDRAMYLAWLAGGRSDPSISIGYVFLFFYGLERRLLVDAKTSEQAKAEAPAIIAEVERLTELYGENSSFHSYASKFAEVCQYLYMPESTQIRPPEKAWTSGYPLSLKTALSEFAMDNKPIPPEWALSWLENSLEFYPRTPARRCRAEFIRLFQIRYRSEFGAGLIIKPNKTPLRFEYRPASSAFQAPVVLEAKDAPDITALKWPLIKLKEIAEKCTDELDAYSRYLGKNAEPTLSALGLLPAELLAGSQAPQLLRLRAWLASSLGNETLTVVEAKTLLEIFSLLNQAKFQKSDALTIAQLLAKLGYGLEPDPRFTSDPIETDGKCVLFKAEGVLPSAPTEAYKTASLIMRLCATVVSADGTVTPAEEQILERHIESVLDLSTPERERLSAYLQWLMRVSPDLTGLKKRLSTWSIPQRQSAVRLMLLVANADNRIDPAEVKILTRIYKLLELDPDTLFSDLHAAQTRPDELPATILQPDTESSGRSIPKPSVVSKSGRPSGVALSVEAIERTLRETHQVQQLLASVFVEEEVDRVSMPAPARTSAERKSVLGLDPTHSSLLTRLLMKSDWSRDDLESLCSEYHVLPDGAIETINTAAIEKHGDLLFDLSDSLQLNQDIAKEVHA; from the coding sequence ATGGAAGTTGCACTACTCATTATTTTCATCATCATTCTTGTCCTTGCGAAACTGGGATCATCGACAGGGTCTCGGAAGACAAGACACACCAATACAACCTCGTTTTCACAGCCCTCTAAGCCTCTGCCACAGAAACAAGCCAGAACCCGGCAACCGGTAATTTCATGGATAAGGAAAGATGAAGAAGTCATAGTCTCAGGCTACAGAATACGGGGCGGCCTTTTCTACACTGGCCATGCATACGAGAACAGTTCTTGGAGTGCATCCATTGAGCCTTCAATGATCGATTGGGATCTTCCGGTTCATCCACCCTCCGTTGATGTGCTGCCAAGAGACCTTGGCTACTGGCCTTCGTACAATCGTATTGCGCCTGAGGATAGAGCAATGTATCTCGCATGGCTTGCCGGTGGTCGCTCAGATCCTTCGATAAGTATTGGCTATGTTTTTCTCTTTTTCTACGGGTTGGAGCGCCGGCTGCTTGTGGACGCTAAGACTTCGGAACAGGCCAAGGCCGAAGCACCTGCTATTATTGCTGAAGTGGAGAGGCTCACTGAATTGTACGGAGAGAATTCTTCTTTTCACAGCTATGCCTCAAAGTTTGCAGAGGTATGCCAGTATCTCTACATGCCCGAAAGCACTCAAATCCGGCCGCCGGAGAAGGCGTGGACTTCTGGATATCCATTATCGCTCAAGACAGCCCTCTCTGAATTTGCAATGGACAACAAACCCATTCCGCCGGAATGGGCGCTCTCCTGGCTTGAGAACTCTCTTGAGTTCTATCCTCGTACACCTGCGCGCCGATGTCGCGCTGAGTTCATAAGACTTTTCCAGATACGCTATCGGTCGGAGTTTGGCGCTGGCTTGATCATCAAGCCCAACAAGACGCCACTCAGATTTGAGTACCGACCTGCAAGCTCCGCATTTCAAGCACCGGTTGTGTTGGAGGCAAAGGACGCGCCAGACATTACGGCGCTCAAATGGCCGCTTATCAAATTGAAAGAGATAGCTGAGAAGTGCACTGATGAACTCGATGCTTACAGCCGATATCTCGGAAAGAACGCGGAACCAACTTTGTCCGCCCTTGGACTTCTTCCTGCCGAGTTACTCGCCGGGTCGCAGGCCCCTCAACTCCTTCGGCTCAGAGCGTGGCTCGCCTCATCACTCGGAAATGAGACGCTCACGGTGGTCGAAGCAAAGACCCTCCTCGAAATTTTCTCGCTGCTCAATCAAGCAAAGTTTCAGAAATCAGATGCCTTAACGATTGCTCAACTGCTTGCTAAACTCGGCTATGGCCTTGAGCCGGACCCACGGTTCACATCAGACCCAATCGAAACAGACGGGAAATGCGTTCTCTTCAAAGCGGAGGGTGTCCTTCCGTCAGCACCAACAGAGGCCTACAAAACGGCATCGTTGATCATGCGTCTTTGTGCCACCGTGGTTTCGGCAGACGGGACAGTTACCCCCGCTGAAGAGCAAATCCTGGAACGACATATTGAATCTGTCCTTGACCTGTCCACCCCCGAGCGTGAGAGGTTGAGTGCCTACTTGCAATGGCTGATGCGTGTATCTCCCGACCTTACCGGGCTGAAGAAGCGACTCTCAACGTGGTCCATTCCACAACGACAATCAGCAGTCCGGCTCATGCTGCTTGTTGCGAATGCGGACAACCGGATAGACCCGGCCGAGGTGAAGATTCTCACGAGAATATACAAGCTCCTTGAGCTTGATCCGGACACTCTCTTCTCGGACCTCCACGCTGCGCAAACACGACCGGACGAATTGCCCGCGACAATTCTCCAGCCTGATACTGAATCGTCAGGTCGCTCGATTCCAAAACCGTCAGTTGTATCAAAGTCAGGCCGGCCATCCGGCGTTGCCCTCAGTGTTGAGGCAATCGAGCGGACGTTACGGGAAACTCACCAGGTTCAACAACTGCTTGCGTCTGTGTTCGTCGAAGAGGAAGTGGACCGTGTCAGTATGCCTGCTCCAGCGCGTACATCCGCAGAAAGAAAATCAGTGCTCGGACTGGACCCGACACATTCATCAC